The Triticum urartu cultivar G1812 chromosome 6, Tu2.1, whole genome shotgun sequence genome includes the window ACAAGTATTCCTATTTCCTACAAATGGCCTTAACAAAATCAATCATGTACCTACCACCATTCAGTAGCTACACTAAACAGTGTGGTGGGTTAATGAACTATTAACAAAAAAATGGACTGCATGAGTTGCAACGCAGATTGTTTCCACAACTAACTTATTGTGATGATGTATTGATCCAAGCTACATATTTGATATTCTCAGTTTTGAAACATATGTCCTCGCAACAAAAAAGTTGAAAGCACGTTGTAAAAGAAGAAACAAAAAATAGAGTGTGATTAACACGATGCACATTCCAAGTCTTTGTGAATTCAACCAAGGTGTAGGGGGCAAACCTTGCAGAGCCGTTCTTTAGCGCAGGGAATACGGGTGGCCAGGGCATCATAAAAGGATGGATATAACCCAAACTACTTCGATCCTCATTTGCCAACTCATACACTCTACGTAGTGTCCTGCACTTGACATCCAAGTATAGTATGGACCGACCCATCTCCAATAACACAAATTCCACATTGTCCCCCACCATGCTTATTTGTGGAAGATAATTGCAGTCTGACATACCCAAACTAGCACACATGTCATGCAAACATATGCTGTTCAAAGGCGACCAGGTGCCCCCCTTGTGGAACCAGATGCGAAGTTGAAGCCCCTTGAGATGGAGGAGGTACACACTGGTGGCATCGTTGGCCCTTGACAACATGGTGCTTCCCTCGCAAAGCTCCACCCCTTTGGGCAGCCGAATTGTGGAGAAACTGGAGGCTGTCAAATCCAACACAGTAATATCGGTCTGACCAGCTGCCATATAGATTTTATCTTCGACAAGCACAACTTGTTGTGATGGTGGGCGAGGGATCTGGTCTATGGCCAAATTATGTATCAACCAGGCATCGTCTTGCAACATATACGGAACATGCATAGTATACTTTCCATCCATGGTAGAATGCATCATCAAATACCAGTAAGACAACAAGagaccttcttcttcttcttcttctttggaGAGGATTGCCGAGTAAGTATAGGAACAGCCATCCGGCAGTATGGGGAGTGGGCGCGGTGGGAACATGGTCATGCACATCGTCTCAGGAGGACACAGCATGTTGTACACTCCCAATCTATCATGTTCGCTGAGAACGATGCGGCCGTTCCGGCAGCCAAAGATATAGTTCGGCACCCATAGTGCCCTCTGGTAGGCGTCGAAGTTGGAGCTTATTCGGCGTACGACGGCGGCGAGCTCTTGAGGCTGAGGCAGCATCGGCACGAAGTGTGTGGTCTGCGCTGAACAGTCGTCGCCCAAGAAGTAGAATCCGAGGAGGCGGGATGGGTGGCGGTCGCGGAAACGGCGGAGGAACCTGCGATCGGATGCGTGGAGGTACCAGCTCCTGCAGACGGCCGCAGCGCGAACGAGGGTGGTAGGGAAGCCAACGCGGACGAGGATCTCGATGAGGAGGTCGTCGTCGCCGAGCACCCTCGATGCGGCGTCCTCCATGGCCGCCGCCGGCGGCCGCGACTCGCCGTCCATTGTGGAGCTAGTTGGGGTTTCCGTGCGTCTGAGACTTGGGCGCTGGGGGCACGAAAAGAAAATAAGGCCGAGCTAATAAGAAGGGCCCAGTACGTCTCTGTTCATAAACATATACAGTATTAGGGTTgtccaaaaataataataataatacagTATTAGGTTGCCTAAAAAAATATACGGTTTTAGGTATATGTATTAGGTTTCACTGAAAAAAGGTATATGTATTAGGTGCCTAAGAAACAGTATTAGGAAGATAATTAAGTCTGACTACTTGGGTTAatgaaaaaaaatatgaaatttcaCACGAATATAGTGACATGGATGTTCCATGTTTAAAAACCACATTTCATATTGTATCGCACAACCATAATCTGATGATTTAAGTACCAACCTATTCTGGTTTACAGATACATGTTCAACTATGATCAAACATAAGGACAATCGTAGCTGTCCTCTAAATTTCACCAAAACTATGGATACCATCTGTGTCAAAACAAATTAAGTACTAACTAAAAAAATCATTTAAGTACCAAATTATTTTAGTTTAAAATACAACTCAAAGACCACGTCAAGCTATGGCGCGATTTTCTTTCCTCGCGATAGCACGATTTTGAAGTGAAATTCATGTGGGGATTCTCTTCCCCTGATGAAACTTTCAAATAAAATGGGAGAACCGTAGCTATCATCTCAGTTTC containing:
- the LOC125516366 gene encoding uncharacterized protein LOC125516366, translating into MDGESRPPAAAMEDAASRVLGDDDLLIEILVRVGFPTTLVRAAAVCRSWYLHASDRRFLRRFRDRHPSRLLGFYFLGDDCSAQTTHFVPMLPQPQELAAVVRRISSNFDAYQRALWVPNYIFGCRNGRIVLSEHDRLGVYNMLCPPETMCMTMFPPRPLPILPDGCSYTYSAILSKEEEEEEGLLLSYWYLMMHSTMDGKYTMHVPYMLQDDAWLIHNLAIDQIPRPPSQQVVLVEDKIYMAAGQTDITVLDLTASSFSTIRLPKGVELCEGSTMLSRANDATSVYLLHLKGLQLRIWFHKGGTWSPLNSICLHDMCASLGMSDCNYLPQISMVGDNVEFVLLEMGRSILYLDVKCRTLRRVYELANEDRSSLGYIHPFMMPWPPVFPALKNGSARVASVEWSELTVFGSPIPRCKEDKQKQLDSY